Sequence from the Polypterus senegalus isolate Bchr_013 chromosome 3, ASM1683550v1, whole genome shotgun sequence genome:
AATACAGCCAATCATGTGATTGGTGGTTTGTGTTTTAGTAAATTTCTTGTTTCAGAAACGGCTTTAACAGAGTTTGGCCAGGCAAGAAAATGAGCAGCACACTTGGAGCAGAAAGtctctttattttacataatacAGAGAATTCTACCCATTTTGAAAGTCATACAAAATATATTACTCATATATACAGCTGATTTAAAGCACCTTCAGCACGGTTGCTACTTTTCTGTGAATCATGGTTTGAGATATAGGTCAATAGTAGCACTAGCCTACCTACTTCTCACACCATAGCCTTATACACATCCCTTTCTAaaaattcaaattacaaaaaacaaaaggctCAGCCTTTTAACTCAACTCTTCCACCAGGAATGGGCCAGATGATGAGCAAACTTGAAACCATTCAATTACTGAACACTCAAAATGCAGGCAGTCTACTACAGTGTTTTATTTACTGAACCAAAAATGAGTCAACTGTAGAGAGTCAAGTGCTGCTCCTTCCAACGTCTTTGTCCACTGGGCTTTTGCCAAGCGGCTGGTTTGCATTTCTTGATTGTGGCTATAGAGATATGTACCCCCACACACACCAAAATCCTTtcccactggaaaaaaaaaaggcttaaaaGAAAAGTCCTCTCATTCGTCGTCCAATTCCTTGACGGTCATACAAAATGTTGAACTTGTTCACAAACTGGTTCATACTATTGCAAGTCTTGGTGATTGTGCCAAGATAAGCCATTAAGCCGACATCATTGCATTGCTGTAAAGAAGAGAAGTTTCACTGCtcagaaaatcaaatgaaaactgCAAAAGTAATTTAAAGAATACTAAAAGGTTCTATCATTAAAACGTGGCTGCTGTGAATGCAGAAAAGAATACTTAAAAAATTGCTAAACAAAGTAAGCCTGATTGGCACACTAACTGTACTTCATACTCACATCATAGAAATCCGTTTTGAACTTATGGGTGCTGAGAACAGGAAGTCGATGGCAGAGGGCATTAGCCTCCCGTAAGATTTCATGATTAAATGGCACCTCTCCTACAAAACAGAATTATTGATTTAACTATTCAAATATTGCATGAAACTACTGCTTATCAGAATCATACTGAAAAATGAGACCACCATCAACATAAAGTACAGGAAAACACATTCTGACTGCCAAGCCCATCTCCCCTATTCCTCGGCAGATCATTCTTACCAGCTTCCACTGCTTTAACATATTCCAGAATGACCCGAACTCGGCTATGAAGCATCTTGATGGCACTGTGCTGTGCAATAAGGTGCTCTGCCACTGAAATTAGAAAACAGGCTGATACGAATGGGCACTGACAAATGCTTTTCCATGTAGTCACTAAAGCAAGAACAGGACTTCCATCTTTGCTGCTCTGTGTTCTCCAAATTACTGTTATGTTAGCACTGACAAATACAATATTTGCATAAGAGTACAGCTGCCAATAGCAAAAAAACGTTTCTGCTGAAGACTGATTTGCCAATAAGAcactaaaatgttaaaaagagcaTAATATTTGATTCTACAATTTGCTTAATTATTAAAGAGTAATATTCGAAATAGTTCCACATTTGCTAAAGCCCACTGAACCTGTGCAAGTAACTTATGCATTACACCAAAAGAATAACACGATAATGGTATTCGCAGTACAATGGTCCGGTGCTCCTAGCCAATGACCAGCCATATCCACACTGACCTAACAAAAGAGACTTGATTTTGTAAGTTAAAACCAATCTTAATCACACAGTACTTGATGGAACCATAAATACTTATTTCACTATAGTACCCAGTTTACAATGAAAGACGCAGTGTGATCATATCCCATCTCCTACCTGTAGAATTCTCCCCACTTCCTGTAGCAGTCATTCTTGCCACATGGTCCACACCAATTCGTTCTGCCTCCTCTGTTGCAAGAGTATACGTAAGCTCTGCAAAAAGCATTGTTGCCTAGGAAAAGTGAGAAACAATGTTTGAAATCAAATGTGGCAAGGAAACAAAGATTTCTACTACATAGCAGACTCGTGTTCTTACCTCACCATTGATGATGTCAATTACTGATTCATAAACACTAACAGGAAGCTGTCGGGGAAGAAAAAGTACTATTAGGAAGGATACTAcaaatgctcaaaaaaaaaaatatgtataaccTTACATGTAGTTGGAAAAaggcacaaaatacaacaaattgaATGTTAATGGACTCACATCAGTATGCTTGGTCATCGGGTTGAGCTTGAGGAACAGTGGGCTCTCTATAATTTCACACACCTGATTTGTGGGGAATGGGTGGGAGGGAAACAAAAAGAGATGAATACCACAGGATGCAAAATGTGAATAATGATACTTTGATGGGAGCTTCAACTACTGGTTATCattttgtattataataaaccagatgaaaatgtttttacatgTTAAACAATGAAgaacaaatgtaataaaatgcagGCAATATCTCTGTATGTTTAAGCAAATGTTAAATGGAAAGACATTTATGTGAAATTCTAAATTATACTAGCATCCCTAATTCTCTCATCCTTTTAAAACATACTGTGATTAATAAAGGTACACCAACAATGACAACTGCAAAAAAATCTAGGGACCTAGTCAGTAACCAAGTCTGGACAGGATACTAACAAACTGACTCAAAAGGAGTGAAGTGGAGGACATGGAAGAAAAGGCCACACAGACGTGGagagaatatgtaaactccataCAGAGGGAGACTGGGTTTAAAAGCATTACCAGTTTCTTGTAGTAGTGAGACAGAAGTGGTAATCCATTATGCTGCTCTAAAACTAAAAGTTGGACATAATTTTTTTACAAGCAATTTACTGGTGGGACTTGCAGTTGTACTAAAATGCAAAAGGCTGGTATTCAGAAAAAGGTCCCCAACCTTCATTTCCTCCAGTAATGTTGTGGTTGCAGTCTAAAACATGAAGAGGACTATATCAAAGAACAGAGAAAGCCTAAAAAATCTACAGCATACAACTTATATTCAAACCTGCTTATGAACATGAATATCTGACTGGTCAGGGGAACCACCAGTTGTATACCAGCCCAGGAACTCCATGTCTTTGAAGACTTGCTTAACTGTAAGAGAACAGACGAAATGGTATCAAAACAGAGCAGCTGTCATGGGGTAGGCTGGTGATGACAGTCAAGAtattcagagagagacagacagattaTGGTACaatgttggatggatggatggatacttcattaatcccaaggggaaattcacaaattgggagatggatgttaaggatggagctgccataCACtgtaagaggaaaacaggaaggcctaagagaagggttGGCTGTTGGATATAGACAACATAAATGTGATGGGTAtaacaaagcaagatgcagaggacaggaagatatggaaaaatatgatccatTGCGGCAAACCTAGCAGGAGCTGTCGAAAGATGagataattttaacttttttagacatatgagaaaaaaaagataggaaaaaaaaaaactaataaagaataaaatggcTTGCACAATTATATACAAGGCAACAGGATAAAATTACATAAATCCGTAAAaggaaataactgaaaatgacAAGTATGTAATACAGTACATGATCACAATATATTGATTTCTGGACTTGTTTAATGCACTTTTTAGTGTTGAAATGATATTTGACAGATCTTAAAGTACTGGCTATTTCATTTCTAGTACAGTAGTAGCTGATGGCAAAACAGTGGATCTTTGGAATGAGCTACACATGAAGCGCCCATCTTTAACCTTTAAATCTAAGACCTCCAGAAAAATGCTGGACGTAACTTTTGCAGACACCCTCAAGAAGATTGTTATAaagtccttcatctttatttaaatattacttcTACAAGTTTTTGCTATAACAGCTTTTGCTATCACAGCTCTTAGTTTTCTTTTACTATtagaaaaaaggaataaaaattttGAAAGTCGTGCTGCGcgtttgtgcttgtgttcagtctGGGAAAGAAGTATTCCCTCCACACAGGAGCAATACGGACCCAGTTACTCTCTATCAATACTGATCCTAGGTTAATATGCAGATTTACACACCAATTACTTACAGTGGTTAAGTGCTTCCGAGTGCTTTTAGATATACTGTGGTATTGCCTATGATGTGCTCCCCGATTCTGACATAAACTAGGTGAAATAAGGGGTCAGCATAGCTATGATATATAGGAAATTACCAACAACAAGATGTCAAACTCACACTGCTCTTCTTTGATGTAGTAGTAGTCCTTATCAATTACAATTCGATCTTCTACGGTGTGGGACAATAGTTCAAAAGAGTTCATCACTTCAATATTCCTCCCTTCTTGTTTCCCAATCAGAGCGCCTATTACTAGAAATACATGAAAGTTTAAAAATCATACAACATTAAAGCCATTCCATCTTCAATCAACAAAACATGAAGTTCTCTTATCAAGAGCCTTTTCACGCAGCGTCTTATTAAATTGAAAGAGTAATCTGAGTCAAATACACTTTAAGCATGAGGTTCCATTTATACTTAATAAACATAACTAGCCAAGAAAGCACAAAATGGACCAGGGGCTGCACTGGTATGGGTATAATTGCATAGACCATAGACAGGACAGCCAACACATAGCTGAAggacagttataaaaaaaaacacaattcttttttaattccttggaacactcacacaaacaaaaaataatgattgCTGCAGTCTTCTCCATTTCTAAAACTGTATTCAAAGGCACTAATTTTACTTACCTTGCACAGGGCGACCTTCCTGAGAGCGCATGCGGATCCAATGATCAGAAATATTAAGGATGACAAGTGGGTGCAGAGCCACTGACACACTGCCAGTGACCCCTGAGGCCATAACATTGGGGGGTGCTGTAAATATGGAACAATATTAAGTTATTGTAACCTATTTTTTGGGTTTCCAAGGTATAAGAAGAACTTAAGTATAATGTCTTAATTTTCTTCTACAACATTTTTTATGctttcattaaaaagaaaacccCACAAGTAGGGATAAAAGAATGAAATATATTTAGCAGTCAGCATCTGGTGCTCCAAAACGCTGCATGGGTACAAATGCAAACAAGTAGTCGCTTAATTACACTTATTTttgaatactttattttttttaaagaaattctcACATAAA
This genomic interval carries:
- the cops6 gene encoding COP9 signalosome complex subunit 6, which produces MAASNGGGMEVDGAAPPNVMASGVTGSVSVALHPLVILNISDHWIRMRSQEGRPVQVIGALIGKQEGRNIEVMNSFELLSHTVEDRIVIDKDYYYIKEEQFKQVFKDMEFLGWYTTGGSPDQSDIHVHKQVCEIIESPLFLKLNPMTKHTDLPVSVYESVIDIINGEATMLFAELTYTLATEEAERIGVDHVARMTATGSGENSTVAEHLIAQHSAIKMLHSRVRVILEYVKAVEAGEVPFNHEILREANALCHRLPVLSTHKFKTDFYDQCNDVGLMAYLGTITKTCNSMNQFVNKFNILYDRQGIGRRMRGLFF